The Georgenia sp. TF02-10 genome window below encodes:
- a CDS encoding sensor histidine kinase: MTALHEWLARVGIRTPAARDALLAVVVAVVSVGFFVAILLVTAGSPAGPGDLAIGRGQLVAVAVIVFLQALPLGLRRTAPGTCLLLTALMQVVLVAVFADSIRAIAPLLAAYAVGAYARRSRVGWILAGVIALEGVFGVLAGAFVFPRIGSLLGGSLPNVLSQRGTAAWTANYLLSVAITYTAPALLGRFMATRRQYVALLRQRADQAVREREARARSAVAEERARMARELHDIAAHHLSGIVVQAGATERLVDTDPAAAREAARWIRNQGKETLDNMRMVVGILRDRDDGDRPGPSAGDAGSDDQLAPVPGLAALDQLIAGTTGLGTAVRCEVLGDPFPLGPTADLAAYRTLQEALSNARRHSPGAAVAVRLQYLPDRLELRVDSEPPPGGPLLPTGDGGGHGLLGMRERAELIGGTLEAGPTRDGGWRVRLRVPYDARMDRVGPSVGARAAELEEDGR, translated from the coding sequence ATGACCGCCCTGCACGAGTGGCTGGCCCGGGTCGGCATCCGTACGCCTGCGGCCCGCGACGCGCTGCTCGCGGTCGTCGTCGCCGTGGTGTCCGTGGGCTTCTTCGTCGCCATCCTGCTCGTGACTGCAGGCTCCCCCGCCGGTCCGGGGGACCTCGCGATCGGGCGGGGCCAGCTCGTCGCGGTGGCCGTCATCGTGTTCCTCCAGGCACTGCCGCTCGGCCTGCGGCGGACTGCGCCGGGGACCTGCCTGCTGCTCACGGCGCTCATGCAGGTGGTGCTGGTGGCAGTGTTCGCCGACTCGATCCGCGCCATCGCGCCGCTGCTCGCGGCCTACGCCGTCGGCGCCTACGCCCGGCGCTCGCGGGTCGGCTGGATCCTCGCCGGCGTCATCGCGCTCGAGGGCGTCTTCGGCGTCCTCGCCGGCGCCTTCGTCTTCCCACGCATCGGCTCGCTCCTGGGCGGCAGCCTCCCGAACGTGCTGAGCCAGCGGGGCACGGCCGCCTGGACCGCGAACTACCTGCTCTCGGTCGCGATCACCTACACCGCGCCGGCGCTGCTGGGCAGGTTCATGGCCACCCGCCGGCAGTACGTCGCGCTGCTCCGGCAACGGGCCGACCAGGCGGTCCGTGAGCGTGAGGCACGGGCGAGGTCCGCCGTCGCCGAGGAGCGGGCCCGGATGGCCCGCGAGCTGCACGACATAGCGGCGCACCACCTGTCCGGCATCGTGGTGCAGGCCGGCGCGACGGAACGGCTCGTGGACACCGATCCGGCGGCCGCCCGCGAGGCCGCGCGGTGGATCCGGAACCAGGGCAAGGAGACGCTCGACAACATGCGCATGGTGGTCGGTATCCTCCGTGACCGGGACGACGGCGACCGGCCCGGTCCGTCGGCCGGTGACGCGGGCAGCGACGACCAGCTGGCGCCGGTCCCCGGCCTCGCGGCCCTCGACCAGCTGATCGCGGGCACCACCGGCCTGGGCACGGCGGTGCGCTGCGAGGTCCTCGGAGACCCCTTCCCGCTCGGCCCGACCGCGGACCTGGCGGCGTACCGCACCCTCCAGGAGGCGCTGTCCAACGCCCGCCGGCACTCGCCGGGCGCGGCCGTCGCGGTCCGGCTGCAGTACCTGCCCGACCGGCTCGAGCTGCGGGTGGACAGCGAGCCGCCGCCCGGCGGTCCGCTGCTCCCCACCGGCGACGGCGGCGGGCACGGCCTGCTGGGGATGCGCGAGCGGGCGGAGCTGATCGGCGGCACCCTCGAGGCCGGGCCGACCCGCGACGGCGGCTGGCGGGTCCGGCTGCGTGTGCCGTACGACGCCCGGATGGATCGCGTCGGCCCGTCGGTCGGTGCCCGCGCTGCCGAGCTGGAGGAGGACGGACGTTGA
- a CDS encoding response regulator transcription factor, whose amino-acid sequence MISVVLVDDQAVVRAGFRVILESAGDIEVVGEAASGRDAVRVVRRLQPDVVCMDVRMPDGDGIAATRTILEPSRATGDGSPPAAGPAAGRAGPPAILVVTTFDLDDYVFGALEAGASGFILKDTDPDDLIAAVRSLADGQGLVAQSVTGRVIREFARRRAPQPASSAALDRLTEREQDILRLLAQGMSNAEIAGALFIETSTVKSHLSNLMAKLGVRDRVQALVWAYQNGLGTDAR is encoded by the coding sequence TTGATCTCGGTCGTGCTGGTCGATGACCAGGCAGTCGTCCGCGCCGGGTTCCGGGTGATCCTGGAGTCCGCCGGGGACATCGAGGTGGTGGGCGAGGCCGCCAGCGGGCGGGACGCGGTCCGGGTGGTCCGGCGGCTGCAGCCCGACGTGGTCTGCATGGACGTGCGGATGCCGGACGGCGACGGCATCGCGGCGACCCGGACGATCCTGGAGCCGTCCCGCGCCACCGGCGACGGCTCACCACCGGCGGCGGGACCGGCTGCCGGACGGGCGGGGCCGCCGGCGATCCTGGTGGTGACCACGTTCGACCTGGACGACTATGTCTTCGGTGCGCTCGAGGCCGGGGCGAGCGGGTTCATCCTGAAGGACACCGATCCCGACGACCTGATCGCGGCGGTGCGCAGCCTGGCGGACGGCCAGGGCCTCGTAGCGCAGTCCGTCACCGGCCGGGTGATCAGGGAGTTCGCCCGGCGCCGGGCGCCGCAGCCGGCGAGCAGTGCCGCCCTGGACCGCCTGACCGAGCGCGAGCAGGACATCCTCCGCCTGCTGGCGCAGGGCATGTCCAACGCCGAGATTGCGGGTGCGCTCTTCATCGAGACCAGCACCGTCAAGTCGCACCTGAGCAACCTGATGGCGAAGCTGGGCGTGCGCGACCGGGTCCAGGCACTCGTCTGGGCGTACCAGAACGGCCTCGGCACCGACGCCCGATAG
- a CDS encoding AraC family transcriptional regulator: MEDRGRTGGPRGPGTVRAAGIRGYPAVVVELGGDPAALVAAAGLDPAVLDHDELPISDRALVALLERTADELRAPDLGLRLAARHDLSMLGPIAIVIANSPTAEAALDGASRYLDYHSDAMRVERVPDPRGDPAVVGVRFTAHEWASRPPRIALDAGLGFIHRALGLVLGEHYGLVSVELSYAPSADLSVYRRFYGAPVTTDADADVLRVRADMLARPITGANPRLRAQTEAYLRSVVPDADDLVGRVRAVVGASLGLVPPTLGDVARTLRLHPRTLQRLLAAEGTTFVAVVDRLRRDEARRALTLTDLSFADISARLGLAEQAVFTRACRRWWGVPPRVVRAPRTR, translated from the coding sequence ATGGAGGATCGTGGGCGGACCGGCGGCCCGCGCGGTCCCGGCACCGTACGGGCCGCCGGGATCCGTGGATACCCGGCGGTCGTCGTCGAGCTGGGCGGTGATCCTGCCGCGCTCGTGGCTGCGGCCGGGCTCGACCCGGCAGTTCTCGACCACGACGAGCTACCGATCTCGGACCGCGCCCTGGTCGCGCTCCTCGAGCGAACGGCCGACGAGCTGCGGGCTCCCGATCTGGGGCTGCGCCTCGCCGCACGTCACGACCTCAGCATGCTGGGCCCGATCGCCATCGTCATCGCGAACTCACCGACGGCCGAGGCCGCGCTCGACGGTGCGAGCAGGTACCTCGACTACCACTCGGACGCGATGCGCGTGGAGCGCGTTCCTGACCCGCGCGGTGATCCGGCCGTCGTCGGCGTGCGCTTCACGGCGCACGAGTGGGCCTCCCGGCCGCCCCGGATCGCGCTGGACGCGGGACTGGGCTTCATCCATCGCGCTCTCGGGCTGGTGCTCGGCGAGCACTACGGGCTCGTCTCCGTCGAGCTCTCCTACGCTCCGAGCGCCGACCTCTCCGTCTACCGAAGGTTCTACGGCGCCCCGGTCACGACCGACGCCGACGCCGATGTGCTGCGCGTGCGCGCCGACATGCTCGCGCGCCCCATCACCGGCGCCAACCCGCGCCTGCGAGCGCAGACCGAGGCCTACCTGCGTTCCGTGGTGCCCGACGCCGACGATCTGGTCGGGCGGGTACGGGCGGTGGTCGGCGCATCGCTCGGACTCGTGCCGCCGACGCTCGGCGACGTCGCGCGAACCCTCCGCCTGCACCCGCGGACGCTGCAGCGTCTGCTTGCCGCAGAAGGCACGACGTTCGTGGCCGTCGTGGACCGCCTCCGCCGCGACGAGGCACGGCGGGCACTGACGCTCACCGACCTGTCGTTCGCCGACATCTCGGCGCGGCTCGGCCTGGCCGAGCAGGCCGTCTTCACGCGCGCGTGCCGACGCTGGTGGGGCGTCCCGCCGCGGGTCGTGCGTGCGCCCCGCACGCGCTGA
- a CDS encoding NAD(P)/FAD-dependent oxidoreductase: MTLKHTDVLIVGAGLSAIDVAHRLTEANPGISYTVLERRASIGGTWDLFRYPGVRSDSDVYTLAFPFRPWRGRNAIVDGDELLQYLRETARETGFEDHVQLGTEVVDADWRAQEARWHVRALRGDQEETYVARFVFFCSGYYDYDRPHDPGFVGIEDFRGQVLHPQSWPADTDLRGKRVVVIGSGATAVTVVPALAAQGAEVTMLQRTPTYVLAQSRTDGFADVARRLLPATTAHRLVRAKNIALQWTLVQACRRFPGAMRSLLRKGVIAGTGSADIADAHFAPPYDPWDQRLCIAPDGDLFRALGEGRATVVTDTIDRFVADGIVLSSGRKLPADAVVTATGLRIRLLGGVRLSLDGEPIDLSRSYTWHGAMLSGIPNLGVCIGYINLSWTVRADITARLLARIVRRVRETGVDAVVPVAPPDLGEGRPFMDMSSGYLARAAHLMPRATSTYPWAIRQDVVVDGWRSNRADLDDGLAYTRVDERVPA; this comes from the coding sequence GTGACTCTGAAGCACACCGACGTCCTCATCGTCGGGGCCGGTCTGTCGGCGATCGACGTCGCTCACCGCCTGACCGAGGCCAACCCCGGCATCTCGTACACCGTGCTCGAGCGGCGCGCGAGCATCGGTGGCACCTGGGACCTCTTCCGCTACCCCGGCGTACGGTCCGACTCCGACGTGTACACGCTCGCCTTCCCGTTCCGTCCCTGGCGCGGCCGGAACGCGATCGTCGACGGCGACGAGCTGCTGCAGTATCTGCGGGAGACCGCCCGGGAGACCGGGTTCGAGGACCACGTGCAGCTCGGCACCGAGGTCGTCGACGCGGACTGGCGCGCTCAGGAGGCCCGCTGGCACGTGCGTGCGCTGCGCGGCGACCAGGAAGAGACCTACGTCGCGCGGTTCGTGTTCTTCTGCTCGGGGTACTACGACTACGACCGACCGCACGATCCCGGGTTCGTGGGCATCGAGGACTTCCGTGGTCAGGTGCTGCACCCCCAGTCGTGGCCCGCTGACACCGACCTGAGGGGCAAGCGCGTCGTGGTGATCGGCTCGGGCGCGACAGCCGTCACGGTGGTGCCGGCCCTCGCCGCCCAGGGAGCCGAGGTGACCATGCTGCAGCGCACGCCCACCTACGTGCTGGCGCAGTCCCGCACGGACGGCTTCGCCGACGTCGCCCGGCGCCTGCTCCCAGCCACGACTGCGCACCGCCTCGTGCGGGCGAAGAACATCGCCCTGCAGTGGACGCTCGTCCAGGCGTGCCGACGGTTCCCCGGCGCGATGCGGTCGCTGCTGCGCAAGGGCGTCATCGCCGGGACGGGTTCGGCCGACATCGCCGACGCCCACTTCGCTCCGCCCTACGACCCGTGGGACCAGCGCCTGTGCATCGCTCCCGACGGCGACCTGTTCCGCGCGCTCGGCGAGGGCCGGGCCACGGTCGTCACGGACACGATCGACCGGTTCGTCGCCGACGGGATCGTACTGTCCTCGGGTCGGAAGCTGCCGGCCGACGCCGTCGTGACAGCGACGGGGCTGCGCATCAGGCTGCTCGGCGGCGTCCGGCTGAGCCTCGACGGCGAGCCCATCGACCTCTCGCGCTCCTACACCTGGCACGGCGCGATGCTGAGCGGCATCCCGAACCTGGGCGTGTGCATCGGCTACATCAACCTCTCCTGGACCGTGCGCGCCGACATCACGGCGCGGCTCCTGGCGCGCATCGTGCGTCGCGTGCGCGAGACCGGCGTCGACGCCGTCGTCCCGGTGGCGCCGCCGGACCTGGGCGAGGGGCGGCCGTTCATGGACATGTCGTCCGGCTATCTCGCCCGCGCGGCCCATCTCATGCCCCGGGCGACGTCGACCTACCCCTGGGCGATCCGCCAGGACGTGGTCGTCGACGGGTGGCGCTCGAACCGCGCCGATCTCGACGACGGACTGGCCTACACCCGCGTCGACGAGCGAGTGCCCGCGTGA
- a CDS encoding zinc-binding dehydrogenase: MRAVVLERGELSVVEMPVPRPARGQILVRVLRSGICGSDLHARRFADQSADVAAEVGYADFMRHDHRVVLGHEFVGEVVSYGPGSRGRWPAGSRVVTLPLIRHAGEVHMTGLSPRAPGGYAEYVLVDEDATIPVPPGVPDDLAALTEPLAVAHHAVRRAQVRRRDTALVVGCGPIGLAVILMLKSVGVRRVIASDLAPGRRELARRCGADVVVDPASESPWSHLADGHVTSATDLYGGGIQAMHSLRTVPGIPWARVLAAARRAGLGPSGPAVFECVGVPGVIEDIVTHAPFLSRVVVVGVCMTPDTFRPTMASNKEIELRFSFSYDPAEFHDTLQLIARRRIDPRPLVTDVVALDDVAAAFDRLAHAGTHAKVLIAPGRVARDSSGGRDHARAAGTDGRAP, translated from the coding sequence ATGCGCGCCGTCGTGCTCGAACGCGGCGAGCTCTCGGTCGTCGAGATGCCCGTGCCCCGGCCTGCGCGGGGGCAGATCCTCGTGCGGGTGCTGCGTTCGGGCATCTGCGGATCCGACCTGCATGCTCGCCGGTTCGCCGATCAGAGCGCCGACGTGGCCGCGGAGGTCGGCTATGCCGACTTCATGCGGCACGACCACCGGGTCGTCCTCGGGCACGAGTTCGTCGGCGAGGTGGTCTCCTACGGTCCGGGGTCGCGAGGGCGCTGGCCGGCGGGCTCGCGCGTGGTGACGCTGCCGCTCATCCGCCATGCCGGCGAGGTGCACATGACCGGCCTGTCGCCGCGTGCTCCCGGCGGTTACGCCGAGTACGTGCTCGTCGACGAGGATGCCACCATCCCGGTGCCGCCGGGCGTGCCCGACGACCTCGCCGCGCTCACGGAGCCGCTGGCCGTCGCGCACCATGCGGTGCGACGCGCTCAGGTTCGCCGTCGGGACACCGCACTGGTCGTGGGGTGCGGGCCGATCGGCCTCGCCGTGATCCTGATGCTGAAGTCCGTCGGCGTCCGGCGGGTGATCGCCAGCGACCTCGCTCCCGGGCGACGGGAGCTCGCCCGCCGGTGCGGGGCGGACGTCGTCGTCGACCCCGCCTCGGAATCCCCCTGGAGCCACCTCGCGGACGGTCATGTCACCTCGGCGACCGACCTGTACGGCGGCGGGATCCAGGCGATGCACTCGCTGCGGACGGTGCCCGGCATCCCGTGGGCGCGCGTGCTCGCCGCCGCCAGGCGCGCAGGGCTCGGTCCGTCCGGACCCGCCGTCTTCGAGTGCGTCGGGGTGCCGGGAGTCATCGAGGACATCGTCACGCATGCGCCGTTCCTGTCGCGGGTCGTCGTGGTGGGGGTCTGCATGACGCCGGACACCTTCCGGCCGACGATGGCCAGCAACAAGGAGATCGAGCTCAGGTTCTCGTTCAGCTACGACCCCGCGGAGTTCCACGACACGCTCCAGCTGATCGCCCGACGGCGGATCGACCCCCGCCCGCTGGTCACCGACGTGGTCGCACTGGACGACGTCGCGGCAGCGTTCGACCGGCTCGCGCACGCGGGCACCCACGCCAAGGTGCTGATCGCCCCGGGGCGGGTCGCCCGTGACTCGTCCGGCGGACGCGACCACGCCCGTGCGGCGGGCACCGACGGACGAGCGCCGTAG
- a CDS encoding type II toxin-antitoxin system VapC family toxin has protein sequence MSARRDRPDDVRPTVVPDASAVLMLLIEPGTRGETAAGRLSGSNLAVPSLLPYEVANVLRRRRRAGLLSDTEARLAFDAASSLPVETWPFDAVAERVWALGTNLSAYDASYVALAELLDAVLVTADRRIAAAPGLRCRVDVVA, from the coding sequence GTGAGCGCTCGGCGTGATCGTCCCGATGATGTCCGGCCGACCGTCGTGCCCGATGCCTCGGCCGTCCTGATGCTGCTCATCGAGCCTGGGACTCGCGGCGAGACGGCCGCCGGGCGGCTGAGCGGCTCGAACCTCGCCGTGCCGTCCCTGCTGCCCTACGAGGTCGCGAACGTGCTGCGCCGTCGCCGTCGGGCCGGCCTGCTCTCCGATACCGAGGCCCGGTTGGCCTTCGACGCGGCGAGCTCCCTGCCGGTCGAGACCTGGCCCTTCGACGCCGTCGCCGAGCGGGTCTGGGCGCTCGGGACGAACCTCAGCGCGTACGACGCCTCCTACGTGGCGCTCGCCGAGCTGCTCGACGCCGTCCTGGTCACCGCCGACCGGCGGATCGCCGCCGCGCCTGGGCTGCGGTGCCGCGTCGACGTCGTCGCGTGA
- a CDS encoding MFS transporter — MTSSPAGQAPDPARWRAFAVCLGAGFMTLLDVSIVNVALPSIEASLTAGPTALQWIVAGYTLAFGLALVPAGRVGDVLGRRGAFVAGLSAFVVTSAACGLAPSAGLLALTRLLQGFSAGVLNPQVVGFIQQLFRGPERGKAFGLFGATVGISTAIGPLLGGLLLAVFGEEEGWRAVFLVNVPVGAVLLPLALRYLPRHRPAGAPAGADAPVPTDDRAAALGTDRAAANTGRTTGPGTGRAAVGRTRRLDVDVVGLVLISISVLGILLPVITAAEGTGGAPWWLLAVAAAALLAFVGWERRVERAGRQPVVSAALVRTRSFTFGGAVGTAYFAGFTGIFLVVTLYLQTGLGLAPWQAGLVQTPFALLGALTAALSGRLLERFGRWTVVAGITVMAVGIAGVDLTVVRADGGHAVALMTAWLALAGLGNGTVISPNQALTLADVPVAQGGTAGGVLQTTQRIGAAVGIAVIASAFFATLAATGGSGPAHGYGPALSVGLRVTLALVGVALLVALLDAVRRSRGGRQRSPAGPSA; from the coding sequence GTGACCTCCTCCCCCGCGGGCCAGGCCCCCGACCCGGCCCGGTGGCGCGCGTTCGCCGTCTGCCTCGGCGCCGGGTTCATGACCCTGCTCGACGTGTCGATCGTCAACGTGGCGCTGCCCTCGATCGAGGCGTCCCTGACCGCCGGCCCGACCGCCCTGCAGTGGATCGTGGCCGGGTACACCCTCGCCTTCGGCCTCGCGCTCGTCCCGGCCGGCCGGGTCGGGGACGTCCTGGGCCGGCGCGGTGCGTTCGTCGCCGGCCTGTCGGCGTTCGTGGTCACCTCGGCCGCCTGCGGCCTGGCCCCCTCGGCCGGCCTGCTGGCCCTGACCCGGCTGCTGCAGGGCTTCAGCGCCGGGGTGCTCAACCCGCAGGTGGTCGGGTTCATCCAGCAGCTCTTCCGGGGCCCCGAGCGCGGCAAGGCCTTCGGTCTGTTCGGCGCCACCGTGGGGATCTCCACCGCGATCGGTCCGCTGCTCGGCGGGCTCCTGCTCGCCGTCTTCGGCGAGGAGGAGGGCTGGCGCGCGGTGTTCCTCGTCAACGTCCCGGTCGGCGCGGTCCTCCTGCCCCTGGCGCTGCGCTACCTGCCCCGGCACCGCCCGGCCGGTGCCCCGGCAGGTGCCGACGCGCCCGTCCCGACCGACGACCGCGCCGCCGCCCTCGGCACCGACCGCGCCGCCGCCAACACCGGCCGCACCACCGGCCCCGGCACCGGCCGCGCCGCCGTCGGCCGGACCCGCCGGCTCGACGTCGACGTCGTCGGCCTCGTCCTGATCTCCATCAGCGTGCTCGGGATCCTGCTGCCGGTCATCACCGCCGCCGAGGGCACCGGCGGCGCGCCGTGGTGGCTCCTCGCCGTCGCCGCCGCGGCCCTCCTCGCCTTCGTCGGCTGGGAGCGCCGCGTGGAGCGCGCCGGCCGGCAGCCGGTGGTCTCGGCGGCCCTGGTCCGCACCCGGTCCTTCACCTTCGGCGGGGCGGTGGGCACCGCCTACTTCGCCGGGTTCACCGGCATCTTCCTCGTGGTCACGCTCTACCTGCAGACCGGGCTGGGCCTCGCCCCCTGGCAGGCCGGGCTGGTGCAGACCCCGTTCGCGCTGCTCGGGGCGCTCACCGCCGCGCTCAGCGGGCGGCTGCTCGAGCGCTTCGGCCGGTGGACCGTGGTCGCCGGGATCACCGTCATGGCGGTGGGGATCGCGGGGGTGGACCTCACCGTCGTACGGGCCGACGGCGGCCACGCCGTCGCGCTGATGACGGCCTGGCTGGCCCTGGCCGGGCTGGGCAACGGCACGGTGATCTCGCCGAACCAGGCCCTCACCCTCGCCGACGTGCCGGTCGCGCAGGGCGGCACCGCCGGCGGGGTGCTGCAGACGACCCAGCGGATCGGCGCGGCGGTGGGGATCGCGGTGATCGCCTCGGCGTTCTTCGCCACGCTGGCGGCCACCGGCGGCAGCGGCCCGGCCCACGGGTACGGCCCGGCGCTCAGCGTCGGCCTGCGGGTGACGCTGGCCCTGGTCGGGGTGGCCCTGCTGGTCGCGCTGCTCGACGCCGTCCGCCGGTCCCGGGGCGGCCGGCAGCGCAGCCCGGCGGGTCCGTCGGCCTGA
- a CDS encoding MTH1187 family thiamine-binding protein gives MLVAFSVAPTVGAPDGSVSAAVAEAVRIVRESGLPNETTAMFTTVEGDWDEVMDVVKRATDAVVAVSPRVSLVLKADIRPGWTGQLQAKVARVEEQLGG, from the coding sequence ATGCTCGTCGCGTTCTCCGTCGCCCCCACCGTCGGCGCCCCGGACGGGTCGGTCAGCGCCGCCGTCGCCGAGGCCGTCCGGATCGTCCGCGAGTCCGGCCTGCCCAACGAGACGACGGCGATGTTCACCACCGTGGAGGGTGACTGGGACGAGGTGATGGACGTCGTCAAGCGGGCCACCGACGCGGTGGTGGCCGTCAGCCCGCGGGTGTCCCTGGTGCTCAAGGCGGACATCCGGCCGGGCTGGACCGGGCAGCTGCAGGCCAAGGTCGCCCGGGTGGAGGAGCAGCTGGGCGGCTGA
- the gdhA gene encoding NADP-specific glutamate dehydrogenase — MDEELQEVYDQVLRRNPGEPEFHQAVREVLESLDVVVRRHPEYHDQAILSRLVEPERQIMFRVPWVDDGGRVQVNRGYRVQFSSALGPYKGGLRFHPSVNLGIIKFLGFEQIFKNSLTGMSIGGGKGGSDFDPHGRSDGEIMRFCQSFMTELYRHVGEYTDVPAGDIGVGGREIGYLFGQYKRLSNRYESGVLTGKGVTWGGSLARTEATGYGTVIFADRMLATKGQAMEGQRVVVSGSGNVAIYAVAKAQELGAQVLTVSDSSGYVLDEAGIDLALLRQVKEVERGRVADYVERRPGARLVRGGRVWDVPCTVALPCATQNELDRRDAEALVRGGVVAVAEGANMPSTPDAVETFAEAGTLFGPGKAANAGGVATSALEMQQNASRDPWSFSQVASRLEVIMEHIHDQCAQVAEDYGRPGDYVLGANIAGFTKVADAMLAQGVV, encoded by the coding sequence ATGGACGAAGAGCTGCAGGAGGTGTACGACCAGGTCCTCCGCCGCAACCCCGGCGAGCCGGAGTTCCACCAGGCGGTCCGGGAGGTCCTGGAGAGCCTCGACGTCGTCGTGCGCCGCCACCCCGAGTACCACGACCAGGCGATCCTGTCCCGGCTCGTCGAGCCCGAGCGGCAGATCATGTTCCGGGTGCCGTGGGTGGACGACGGCGGCCGGGTCCAGGTCAACCGCGGCTACCGGGTGCAGTTCAGCTCCGCGCTCGGCCCGTACAAGGGCGGCCTGCGGTTCCACCCCAGCGTCAACCTCGGGATCATCAAGTTCCTCGGGTTCGAGCAGATCTTCAAGAACTCCCTCACCGGCATGTCGATCGGCGGCGGCAAGGGCGGCTCGGACTTCGACCCGCACGGCCGCAGCGACGGCGAGATCATGCGGTTCTGCCAGTCCTTCATGACCGAGCTCTACCGGCACGTGGGGGAGTACACCGACGTCCCGGCCGGGGACATCGGCGTCGGCGGCCGGGAGATCGGCTACCTCTTCGGGCAGTACAAGCGGCTGAGCAACCGCTACGAGAGCGGGGTCCTCACCGGCAAGGGCGTCACCTGGGGCGGGTCGCTGGCCCGGACGGAGGCCACCGGGTACGGCACGGTCATCTTCGCCGACCGCATGCTGGCCACCAAGGGCCAGGCCATGGAGGGGCAGCGGGTCGTCGTCTCCGGCAGCGGGAACGTGGCCATCTACGCCGTCGCCAAGGCCCAGGAGCTCGGCGCGCAGGTGCTGACCGTCTCCGACTCCAGCGGCTACGTCCTGGACGAGGCCGGCATCGACCTCGCGCTGCTGCGCCAGGTCAAGGAGGTCGAGCGCGGCCGGGTGGCGGACTACGTCGAGCGCCGGCCCGGCGCCCGGCTGGTCCGGGGCGGCCGGGTCTGGGACGTGCCGTGCACGGTGGCGCTGCCCTGCGCCACCCAGAACGAGCTCGACCGCCGCGACGCCGAGGCGCTGGTCCGCGGCGGGGTGGTGGCGGTGGCCGAGGGGGCGAACATGCCCTCGACGCCGGACGCGGTGGAGACCTTCGCCGAGGCCGGGACCCTGTTCGGGCCCGGCAAGGCCGCCAACGCCGGCGGGGTCGCCACCTCGGCCCTGGAGATGCAGCAGAACGCGTCCCGGGACCCGTGGAGCTTCAGCCAGGTGGCGTCCCGGCTGGAGGTCATCATGGAGCACATCCACGACCAGTGCGCCCAGGTCGCCGAGGACTACGGCCGGCCCGGGGACTACGTGCTCGGTGCCAACATCGCCGGCTTCACCAAGGTCGCCGACGCCATGCTCGCCCAGGGAGTTGTCTGA